AAGCTCGTGACGGTGTGGTCGGGTTTCTCGCTGAAGTGGTACGGCGCGCTGCTGCACGACGGCGAACTGCTCGCGGCCGCGTGGCTGTCGCTGAAGATCGCGCTGCTGACGGCGACCGCGTCGGTCGCGATCGGTACGTGGGCCGGCTTCGTGCTGGCCCGCATGGGGCGCTTTCGCGGCTTCACGCTTTATGCCGCGATGATCAACGCGCCGCTCGTGATTCCCGAAGTGATCCAGGGCATCTCGCTGCTGCTGCTGTTCGTCGCGATGCAGCAGACGTTCGGATGGCCGGCCGGGCGCGGCTGGCTGACGATCTGGATCGGTCACGTGATGCTATGCCTGTCGTTCGTCGCGGTGATCGTGCAGTCGCGCGTGAAGGAACTCGATCGCTCGATCGAGGAAGCCGCGCTCGATCTCGGCGCCCGGCCGTGGAAGGTGTTCTTCGTGATCACGCTGCCGCTGATCGCGCAGGCGCTGGTGTCCGGCTGGCTACTCGCGTTCACGGTATCGATCGACGACGTGATCCTGTCCGCGTTCCTGTCGGGCCCCGGCTCGACGACGCTGCCGCTCGTCGTGTTCTCGCGTGTGCGGCTCGGCCTGAATCCGGAGA
The DNA window shown above is from Burkholderia pyrrocinia and carries:
- a CDS encoding ABC transporter permease subunit — its product is MTRANRILSACVLGAGFLFLYVPIVSLVVYSFNASKLVTVWSGFSLKWYGALLHDGELLAAAWLSLKIALLTATASVAIGTWAGFVLARMGRFRGFTLYAAMINAPLVIPEVIQGISLLLLFVAMQQTFGWPAGRGWLTIWIGHVMLCLSFVAVIVQSRVKELDRSIEEAALDLGARPWKVFFVITLPLIAQALVSGWLLAFTVSIDDVILSAFLSGPGSTTLPLVVFSRVRLGLNPEMNALATVFITVVTIGVVVVNRAMLARERRQARDARAWHAASAPDVPDVSASPSTVPPARPPAAPPLHDRVPHPTK